TTGTGGATCGGGATATCGATAAGGCATATATCCTTGAGGAGTATCCTTGTAGCTGGCATCTTTCATTGTTGTAAAGCCGGGCACATGATTCGGTTGCACATTATTCTGTGGAATAAAATCATGTCTGAATGCTCCAGATGAAACATTCCCTACGATGGCAGAACCCTCTTGTTCGCCAACAGTAGCGCGTCCCTCTGATTGAGAGTCCTCAGTTTGCTTCGGATCTGCATAGGCAGACGCCAGTAAACACTGAGTCGCTAAAAAGAAGCAGGCCAGACTAACAGGTAATTTAATCATCGAAAACTCCAACGTCGATGTGTAACTCGTCTCTAACAATTTCAGACGATCAACTCTGTTCCGTATTTGTCTTTCAGAATCCCGTATCTGTGGACTTCATGTCCCTCAACAAAACCTGATTGACTCGAATGGCTGGGCAAGCCAGATTCCATTCATCCCCCCTTTTCCCGGCTCGGTGTGAAGATATTCCGATTATCCGGGTACAAGCGGTTATTCTGATCTTTCGGAATAATCGTGTTAATAAGTTGAGACGAAATATGCTAATCGAAGGGGTCAGGGGAAAACCTCTAAGCAGAATCGAAATTCCGTATGGACTACTTTATAGCGTAAGCTATTTTAAAATAAGGAGTTAAGAACGATCCACAAGGCGAAAACCGGCGCTAATTTGGGATAGGAACAAGCTGAATTTTCTTTGAAAATATTCTCTGCAATTGAACACAAAGCATACTCTGAGAAGTGATCTAACAAACACTCATCTTCGCGATTAATGAATGCGATTTGTGATGATAGGACAATTTTGTCAACTTGGTAATCTAGCGATGGCTATTTGAACCAAATTGTGTCTGCTTCCCATTTTCCATTTACAGGGATCAAAGTCGTCAGAGTTCGACCATTTTTCATCATGATCCTGGCTTGAATCTGATTCTCCGCTTCATCAACCTGGACAGCATGAACTAACTCTGCAGGAGTCGCTGACTCTGTCTGCCGCGCTGCTTGTTCCAACATTTTGGCAGTGATACGATTGCGCAGGCGTTTGGTGAAATAAGGTTTGAGTGCCTCAACATCCTGCTTTTTGATATACTCTAACTGAAGCGCAATGATTTCTCTGGTTTTCTTCCTGAGCTGCTCAGCGAGATCCTTCTTTTCTGCAGCCGTGAGTTTGTGTTTTTCCTGATGAGCAACTACCAACTTTGCTGCTTCCAATTGCTGGATCCATGTCTCACGTGTCTTTTCACTAAGAGGTAATTTCCGAGTCACATACGCCAGGCGATGCATATCCCGTTTCCCTCTGACGAGTCTCGTAATTTCGTATTGCGCAGGAGCGCGTTCATTCTTAGCGACACGCCATTCAAATAAAATGTCGTTATCGCCTTGTCTGATAACATTCCAGTCCTCAATTTGATGTGTGTTTTCAACGTTGGACTTCATACGATTCATCATCTCTTCGGCAGAGATCAGCTCACCCAGTTTGAATAGTCTTTGAGTCGAGAATAACTGTTGATAATTCTGAACGGTTTCTTCTGCTGTAACAAATTCAGTTAACGCATTGGTAGCATTCATCATCCGATAGCCTTCTTTCCATGAAGGCCCCAGCTTAAATTCCATGGTACTAATGGCTCTGGTGAGATCTTTAGCAAGACCTCGTATATCAACTAATGCAAATAGCCTCGCGTTACGAAATTTGATCCACATAAACCCGTAGATTAAGAGTGACTCGCCATTTTGATTTCGCTGTCGATCCGGTTTTCCCAACAATTTGAGAACTTCTACTTCGGGAGTTCCCACATTCAATAAACCTTTACTGTCAAAAAAATTCCAGATCTTCATAAAATCATTGGCAGCGCGTTTATTGTTCTGGTCCAGTAAAACCGCTTTTCGCAATTCGACCCATCCCTTGCTGGCTTCAGAATTTTCAAGGTAACTCACGCCGAGCAAATAATGTAAAACACTGCTTTTTGGTTGTAATTCAATGGCTTTTTCAAATTCTGAAGTAGCATCTTTCCAATATTTCTGTTTGAGAAATTGCTGACCTTTTTTGGCATGCTCTAGAGCTTTTTCTTTTTTTTCCTGCTCTGAAAGAGTAACCGCTTCTTTTTTTTGATCCTGTGCGAAAACACTGTTTTCTGTAACGGAGATGAACAAGATCAAACAAAAAAAGAAAGCGGATCCAAAAACTGCCTGTTTCCTATTCATAATTTCAAGATCCAATTGAATACACAGAAAATCTCGCTGATGACGAGAACTTAGCTGTTCGTAAACTCATTTTTGTTTTTTGGGTGCTGTTAGTAATTGTAGCTCGATTCGACCAGTGTGCCACATGTAATTCGGCCCAAAACCAGCGCCAGGCCCCCACTTATTATTGACCGCTTTTTGCAGATATTTCCGAGCGGTTTCTTTCCGCCCATGCAATGATTCATTCAGACCAATATAAAGGTATGCGTAAAAATTTCGTTTCTCCCGTTCATGATCATTAATATCTGCTTCTTGAATGCGTTTCAGAATGGTCTCTGGGGTCACTTTACCTTCGAATAAACGATAGAGTTCAGGAAATGGTTCGCGGTCATCTTTTTCATACTTTAGCAGTCCACGTTGCGCTGCATCTGCTCCTTTTGCTTTATATTGGGAGAAAAATCGCCAAATGCCATTTTCACGATCGACGTTGTCAAACGAATGATAGCTCTCAAATTGCTTCGCTGCATCTGCATACTGTTTGGCGTAGTAACAGGCAATGCCTCGTCTCCAGTGTGAGGTCTTAATCTTCGGATTCAGCTCAATCATCTTATCATAGTCGGCAACGGCCTTTTTGAATTGTCCCCTAAAAAAATATGCGTCTCCTCTCCGCGAATATAAAGAGGTATCATTAGGTGTGAGCTTAATCTGAGCAGTTAACTCGTCAATTAACTGTTTCAACTTTGAATTGATGACAGCATCCTCTTTCGATCGTTCTGTCTTGAGAGGTTCCTCAGTGATCCCTACTCTACTGATGCAGAATACAAGAAACAGAATCAACAAATATCGTGAGCTGCGAGTCAAGCATTTCATATGTCGAGTTCTTCCTGGTTGATATGATTCAATAATAGCCATCATAAATAGAACCTGCTAACTCTTATAGTGTCATAAGAGCATAGTGTCTTGAAAGGGTAAATCAGGTTGAAAAGTGTAGAATTTCTCTCTCGAAACCGCTTGGCGAACGGAAAAAATTTCGTATAATGCACGAAAAGAGGGTGTTTTGCGATTCACTGTCGTACCATCTTCAATCATTTGATCTCATTGCCTGATAGTGTAACGGTAGCACGAATGACTCTGACTCATTTAGTCTAGGTTCAAATCCTAGTCGGGCAACTTTCAATTTACCCTACAATCGTAGGGTTTTTTCATTTCTACCGTCTGATGGCATACTTGGGGGCACATCAGGATTACAAAATACAAAACTTCTGGTGTAGCTTATTTTGAAGCTCTCCTGTTGTTTTGAGATCGAATAGGTTGAATGTCTGATAATAAACGTTCAAAACTCATCCGTTTCGTAGGGTATACGATCTTTTTTTTACTCATGATCTATGTCTTGAGTATTGGCCCTGTTGTAGCGACGTTGCAGACCCCCGAAGGTATGCCTCTTGAATATATAGAGTCGTTATCAGCAATTTATGCTCCTTTGCTTTGGGCAGCAGATAGAAGCGATATTCTAGATGAGATTCTCAGATGTTACATAAAAGCTTGCGGATCCCCTTTCCACAATAAAACAAACTAGTTCGTTTTCTACTCTGGATTGAGAGGTCACGATCAATTTTTAATCTTAAAAAAATTTAGGTGTTACCTGTTCGCTTTTGACTCACACTCAGTATTCTGATATTTGAATACTCTCTGAAGTCAATCACATCACTTGATAAGAGGTTATGGATGACAACTAACTACGATCCAATTGCTGAGCAGTACAAACGATCGAAACAACAACCTTGGCGGACCTTCGTTGAATGTTTTACTTTGATGAATCTGGTAGGGGACCCAGCAGAAATGTCGGTACTCGATGTTGCCTGTGGAGAAGGTTTTTATACCCGCTTGATTCGAGAACAGGGCGCTGCACACGTTACCGGAATCGATCTTTCTCAAGGCATGATTGATCTGGCACGTAGTCAGGAAGTACAGCATCAGCAGGGAATTGAGTATGTTGTCGGTGATGCTCGAGAATTACCAGACACCAATCAGTTCGATTTGACTGTGGCAGCCTGGCTACTCAACTATGCCCGCAATCGGGATGAGCTGCAAGCCATGTGCGACGGCCTTGCTCGCTCACTAAAGCAGGGAGGTCGGTTTGTCACAGTGAACTGCAACCCTGCGCAAACATTTCCAAACGCTCCCTCGTATCGTAAGTATGGCTTTGAGACCTCTGTACTGGGAGAGTGGCAGGAAGGGGCACCAATTCAATGGCGGTTTTACTTGAGCGACGGGCATATTGACGTCGAAAACTACTACTTAAGTATCACCACACATGAAGAGGCACTTCGTCAGGCAGGTTTCAGAGAAGTAGTTTGGCACGCTCCCCAATTAGCGCCGGAAGGATTACAGGAAAACGACGAAGAATTCTGGTCAAGTCTGATGGAGTCTCCCCCTATGACGTTCATTGAATGTGTGAAGTAACCGAATTCTTACTGATCTCACTGCCTCGCTTGTAGGTTTCTTCCAGATCAGATAGGCTGTTGAGCATCTTGCTTTTAACCTATAAGGAATATTGATATGAGCGATCGAATTATCATGCGAACCGGCGAAAGCCTAGTTGCCGGTGGTCCCCCTTTTACCGCAGCAGAACCAGAAGTCGTCATTGGAGAACTTGACGGACCTGTCGGCACTGCGATAGCAACTCTGACCGGTTCTCAATCGGCGGGTCACTCCAAAGTCTTTGCTATTCTGAACACCGATATTCAAGTTCGA
The Gimesia aquarii DNA segment above includes these coding regions:
- a CDS encoding tetratricopeptide repeat protein — encoded protein: MKCLTRSSRYLLILFLVFCISRVGITEEPLKTERSKEDAVINSKLKQLIDELTAQIKLTPNDTSLYSRRGDAYFFRGQFKKAVADYDKMIELNPKIKTSHWRRGIACYYAKQYADAAKQFESYHSFDNVDRENGIWRFFSQYKAKGADAAQRGLLKYEKDDREPFPELYRLFEGKVTPETILKRIQEADINDHEREKRNFYAYLYIGLNESLHGRKETARKYLQKAVNNKWGPGAGFGPNYMWHTGRIELQLLTAPKKQK
- a CDS encoding class I SAM-dependent methyltransferase, translated to MTTNYDPIAEQYKRSKQQPWRTFVECFTLMNLVGDPAEMSVLDVACGEGFYTRLIREQGAAHVTGIDLSQGMIDLARSQEVQHQQGIEYVVGDARELPDTNQFDLTVAAWLLNYARNRDELQAMCDGLARSLKQGGRFVTVNCNPAQTFPNAPSYRKYGFETSVLGEWQEGAPIQWRFYLSDGHIDVENYYLSITTHEEALRQAGFREVVWHAPQLAPEGLQENDEEFWSSLMESPPMTFIECVK
- a CDS encoding tetratricopeptide repeat protein, translated to MNRKQAVFGSAFFFCLILFISVTENSVFAQDQKKEAVTLSEQEKKEKALEHAKKGQQFLKQKYWKDATSEFEKAIELQPKSSVLHYLLGVSYLENSEASKGWVELRKAVLLDQNNKRAANDFMKIWNFFDSKGLLNVGTPEVEVLKLLGKPDRQRNQNGESLLIYGFMWIKFRNARLFALVDIRGLAKDLTRAISTMEFKLGPSWKEGYRMMNATNALTEFVTAEETVQNYQQLFSTQRLFKLGELISAEEMMNRMKSNVENTHQIEDWNVIRQGDNDILFEWRVAKNERAPAQYEITRLVRGKRDMHRLAYVTRKLPLSEKTRETWIQQLEAAKLVVAHQEKHKLTAAEKKDLAEQLRKKTREIIALQLEYIKKQDVEALKPYFTKRLRNRITAKMLEQAARQTESATPAELVHAVQVDEAENQIQARIMMKNGRTLTTLIPVNGKWEADTIWFK